In a genomic window of Amycolatopsis japonica:
- a CDS encoding DUF6885 family protein, with protein MSSGIDGDRTGLSGRRWLPGGEHLVAVARAELPQRDGLAGPFTALAALRAAGFDVAGQDEVAALSGTTHEGLARAIGTLSGGRLVAVPATGNWAPHSLFMLLAALWRLPRVALIAEVDTAEFGAHDTPARALLDYLDTGIPPLWSSRWRPPGGHHVLAAGMRIGAEGTLVSIMDGYPSLGDNGLHDQPVEWVAAALKRMLVVVDDGDAEAAVDAITTAGLWS; from the coding sequence ATGTCGTCCGGAATCGACGGCGACCGGACGGGGCTGTCCGGTCGCCGCTGGCTGCCAGGGGGCGAGCACCTCGTCGCCGTCGCGCGGGCCGAACTCCCGCAGCGGGACGGGCTCGCCGGACCCTTCACGGCGCTGGCCGCCCTGCGCGCGGCGGGTTTCGACGTCGCGGGCCAGGACGAGGTCGCGGCCCTGTCCGGCACCACGCACGAAGGCCTGGCACGGGCGATCGGGACGCTGTCGGGCGGACGGCTCGTCGCCGTGCCCGCCACCGGGAACTGGGCGCCGCACTCGTTGTTCATGCTCCTCGCGGCGCTGTGGCGGCTGCCGAGGGTCGCGTTGATCGCGGAGGTCGACACGGCCGAGTTCGGCGCGCACGACACCCCGGCGCGAGCGCTGCTCGACTATCTCGACACCGGTATCCCGCCGCTGTGGTCGTCGCGCTGGCGTCCGCCCGGCGGGCATCACGTGCTGGCCGCCGGGATGCGGATCGGCGCCGAAGGCACTCTCGTGTCCATTATGGACGGCTACCCGTCCTTGGGGGACAACGGTTTGCACGACCAGCCGGTGGAATGGGTGGCCGCGGCGCTGAAGCGGATGCTGGTCGTGGTGGACGACGGCGACGCCGAAGCCGCCGTCGACGCGATCACGACGGCCGGTCTGTGGAGCTGA
- a CDS encoding APC family permease, producing MDEVLKRQDSGELKRRLHGRDLIGFGVGIIIGTGIFTLAGVEAKTHAGPSVTLSFVLGAVVAGLAALCYAELASSVPTAGSAYTYAFATLGETFAWIIGWDLLLEFALGAAVVSRGWSGYLANLMGLSPDWFGEDAKVNIGAVVIIAVLTVIAVLGIKESARVTNLLVLVKVAVCVLILAVGVFYIRGENLTPFIPAAQPPTATAGTLHQPIVQAALGLEQSVYGIAGMVTAAAVVFFAYTGFEALANLGEETVNPKRDLRVGILGALGVCALLYIGVSLVLTGMVPFAEIDAGAPLADAFDRVGQHWVGALISLGAVTGLTSVMMVELVTIGRIGFAMGRDGLLPKKFGTAHPRWGTPHRMTIAGAVLIAVLAAFVPISELADMVSIGALSAMIIVALAVPVLRKRRPDLERPFTVPFSPYLPIVAALACFYLMLNLDVMTWLRFAAWLGLGMLIYVFYGRKHSRFAKDELSSTDRPS from the coding sequence GTGGACGAGGTCCTGAAACGGCAGGATTCCGGTGAGCTGAAACGCCGCCTGCACGGGCGCGACCTGATCGGGTTCGGGGTCGGCATCATCATCGGCACCGGCATCTTCACCCTCGCCGGGGTCGAGGCGAAAACGCACGCGGGCCCGTCGGTCACGCTGTCGTTCGTGCTCGGCGCCGTCGTGGCCGGGCTGGCCGCCCTCTGCTATGCCGAACTCGCCTCCAGCGTGCCGACGGCCGGAAGCGCCTACACCTACGCCTTCGCCACCCTCGGCGAGACCTTCGCCTGGATCATCGGCTGGGACCTGCTGCTCGAGTTCGCCCTCGGCGCGGCCGTCGTGTCCCGCGGCTGGTCCGGCTATCTCGCGAATCTGATGGGACTCTCCCCCGACTGGTTCGGCGAAGACGCGAAGGTCAACATAGGCGCGGTCGTGATCATCGCCGTGCTGACCGTGATCGCCGTCCTCGGGATCAAGGAATCGGCGCGGGTGACGAACCTGCTCGTGCTGGTCAAGGTCGCGGTGTGCGTGCTGATCCTCGCGGTCGGCGTGTTCTACATCCGCGGCGAGAACCTCACCCCGTTCATCCCCGCCGCGCAGCCGCCGACGGCGACCGCCGGAACCCTGCATCAGCCGATCGTGCAAGCCGCGCTCGGGCTCGAACAGTCCGTCTACGGTATCGCCGGGATGGTGACCGCCGCGGCCGTCGTCTTCTTCGCCTACACCGGTTTCGAGGCGCTCGCCAACCTCGGCGAGGAGACCGTGAACCCGAAACGCGATCTGCGGGTCGGCATCCTCGGCGCACTCGGCGTCTGCGCGCTGCTCTACATCGGGGTCTCGCTGGTGCTGACCGGGATGGTGCCGTTCGCCGAGATCGACGCGGGCGCCCCGCTCGCCGACGCCTTCGACCGCGTCGGGCAGCACTGGGTGGGCGCGCTGATCTCGCTCGGCGCGGTCACCGGGCTGACGTCGGTGATGATGGTGGAACTGGTGACGATCGGCCGGATCGGTTTCGCCATGGGCCGCGACGGCCTGCTGCCGAAGAAGTTCGGCACGGCGCATCCGCGCTGGGGCACCCCGCACCGGATGACGATCGCCGGCGCGGTGCTGATCGCGGTGCTGGCCGCGTTCGTCCCGATCTCCGAACTCGCCGACATGGTCAGCATCGGCGCGCTGTCGGCGATGATCATCGTCGCGCTGGCCGTCCCGGTGCTGCGCAAACGCCGCCCGGACCTGGAACGTCCGTTCACCGTGCCGTTCTCGCCGTATCTGCCCATCGTGGCGGCGCTGGCGTGCTTCTACCTGATGCTGAACCTGGACGTGATGACGTGGCTGCGGTTCGCCGCGTGGCTGGGCCTCGGCATGCTGATCTACGTCTTCTACGGGCGCAAGCATTCCCGTTTCGCGAAGGACGAGCTCAGCTCCACAGACCGGCCGTCGTGA
- the ppgK gene encoding polyphosphate--glucose phosphotransferase, whose protein sequence is MEATRGFGIDIGGSGIKGALVDLAQGQLIGDRIRIDTPKPSTPEAVADVVAEITGQAGWDGPVGVTLPAVVKKGVAHTAANIDRKWIGTDADALFAKRLGRGVDDIAMLNDADAAGMAEIRWGDPVARRGVTALLTFGTGIGSAVFQDGKLVPNTEFGHIEVDGFDAEKKAAASVKDNEDLSYPEWAERVNRYLSVLENLIWPDLFIVGGGVSKKSHKWVPLLDIRTPVIVASLQNNAGIVGAAAAAAEGIEH, encoded by the coding sequence GTGGAGGCGACCCGAGGGTTCGGTATCGACATCGGCGGCAGCGGGATCAAGGGCGCGCTGGTGGACTTGGCGCAGGGACAGCTGATCGGCGACCGGATCCGCATCGACACGCCGAAGCCGTCGACCCCGGAGGCGGTGGCGGACGTCGTCGCCGAGATCACCGGCCAGGCGGGCTGGGACGGCCCGGTGGGTGTCACGCTGCCCGCGGTGGTCAAGAAGGGGGTCGCGCACACCGCGGCCAACATCGACCGCAAGTGGATCGGCACCGACGCCGACGCCCTGTTCGCCAAGCGTCTCGGCCGCGGCGTCGACGACATCGCGATGCTCAACGACGCGGACGCCGCCGGTATGGCCGAGATCCGCTGGGGCGACCCCGTGGCGCGGCGCGGCGTGACGGCGCTGCTGACCTTCGGCACCGGTATCGGCAGCGCGGTCTTCCAGGACGGCAAGCTCGTGCCCAACACCGAGTTCGGCCACATCGAGGTCGACGGCTTCGACGCGGAGAAGAAGGCCGCGGCGTCGGTGAAGGACAACGAGGACCTGTCGTATCCCGAATGGGCGGAACGGGTGAACAGGTATCTCTCCGTGCTGGAAAACCTGATCTGGCCGGATCTGTTCATCGTCGGCGGCGGGGTCAGCAAGAAGTCGCACAAATGGGTCCCGCTGCTGGACATCCGCACCCCGGTGATCGTCGCGTCGCTGCAGAACAACGCGGGCATCGTCGGCGCGGCGGCCGCCGCGGCGGAGGGCATCGAGCACTGA
- a CDS encoding pyridoxamine 5'-phosphate oxidase family protein encodes MTKPHATKNLDRYGSAELPWSRARDVLAEDTPTADLTFFVTTVRPDGRPHSAGVGAVWVDDVLYFKGGPGTRRSRNLAANPACAVSVRLRGIDLTMEGEAHRVTDPATLERVAAVYRTGGWPATVEGDALTAPFSAPSAGAPPWYLYRLALRRAIGVAGAEPHGATRWDFTP; translated from the coding sequence ATGACGAAACCTCACGCCACCAAGAACCTCGACCGCTACGGATCCGCGGAACTCCCCTGGAGCCGCGCGCGGGACGTCCTCGCCGAGGACACCCCGACCGCCGACCTGACCTTCTTCGTGACCACCGTGCGCCCCGACGGACGTCCGCATTCGGCGGGCGTCGGCGCCGTCTGGGTGGACGACGTCCTGTACTTCAAAGGCGGGCCGGGCACCCGCCGGTCCCGCAACCTGGCCGCGAACCCGGCGTGCGCCGTTTCGGTGCGGCTGCGGGGAATCGACCTCACGATGGAGGGCGAGGCGCACCGGGTCACCGATCCGGCGACACTGGAACGGGTCGCGGCGGTCTACCGGACGGGCGGCTGGCCCGCGACGGTGGAGGGCGACGCGCTCACCGCTCCCTTCAGCGCGCCCAGCGCGGGCGCCCCGCCCTGGTATCTGTACCGCCTCGCCCTGCGCCGGGCCATCGGCGTGGCGGGCGCCGAACCCCATGGCGCCACCCGCTGGGACTTCACCCCGTGA
- a CDS encoding inositol monophosphatase family protein, translating into MADVGVDETLLKGVAERVAGEAAELVHEAWTGMNAGREVRVDTKSADTDVVTAVDHESERLVRARLAELRPDDAVLGEEGGGVAGDGVTWVVDPIDGTVNFLYGLPWFAVSVAAQVGGVSVAGAVVEPVSGRRWTAARGQGAFLDGRPLSVNAPSRLDLTLVGTGFAYKVERRTKQARFVAELATRVRDVRRNGAASLDLCAVAAGWLDAYVEHGLGHWDWAAGALIAAEAGARVSLPGEDAELGPDATFAVAPSIAAPLRQALLESGVGTI; encoded by the coding sequence ATGGCGGACGTGGGAGTTGACGAGACGTTGCTGAAGGGTGTCGCCGAGCGTGTCGCGGGCGAAGCCGCCGAACTGGTCCACGAGGCCTGGACCGGGATGAACGCGGGCCGCGAGGTGCGCGTGGACACCAAATCCGCCGACACCGACGTGGTGACCGCCGTGGACCACGAGTCGGAACGGCTGGTGCGCGCCCGGCTCGCCGAACTGCGCCCGGACGACGCCGTGCTCGGCGAGGAGGGCGGGGGCGTCGCCGGTGACGGCGTGACGTGGGTGGTCGACCCGATCGACGGGACGGTGAACTTCCTCTACGGGCTGCCCTGGTTCGCCGTGTCGGTGGCCGCGCAGGTCGGCGGGGTGTCGGTGGCGGGCGCCGTCGTCGAACCGGTCAGCGGGCGCCGCTGGACCGCCGCGCGGGGGCAGGGCGCGTTCCTCGACGGGCGGCCGCTGTCGGTCAACGCCCCTTCCCGGCTGGACCTGACGCTCGTCGGTACCGGATTCGCCTACAAGGTGGAACGGCGGACGAAACAGGCCCGGTTCGTCGCGGAACTGGCGACGCGGGTGCGGGACGTCCGGCGCAACGGGGCCGCCTCGCTGGACCTGTGCGCCGTCGCGGCGGGCTGGCTGGACGCCTACGTCGAACACGGCCTCGGGCACTGGGACTGGGCCGCCGGCGCGCTCATCGCGGCCGAGGCGGGCGCTCGGGTGTCGTTGCCGGGCGAGGACGCGGAACTGGGGCCGGACGCGACGTTCGCGGTGGCGCCGTCGATCGCTGCTCCGTTGCGTCAGGCGCTGCTGGAGTCGGGTGTGGGCACGATCTGA
- a CDS encoding class I SAM-dependent methyltransferase has product MLTEGYRYPDAGDHVTGVFIRRHEPYDGYWTASEDRALGKVAERLTEILPPRERVKALDAGCGEGRLLPWLARFSADVTAADPDPDRLAKARETVVEDTEFSFAVSPITDLDGGPYDLVMCSHVIQHVPTPDVGPILRRLAGITAPGGVLVLAYSRSPIGQGTFSLDSVEAGDEVRSRRVSREEFDQALQDGGPALPVRHLDPAEIAADAAEAGWRTEWEWTYHVLDDLGPADEHIDRDELVNASGPLRRHLGRDLITVLRRP; this is encoded by the coding sequence GTGCTGACCGAGGGCTACCGCTACCCGGACGCCGGCGACCACGTCACCGGTGTGTTCATCCGACGGCACGAACCCTACGACGGCTACTGGACGGCCAGCGAGGACCGCGCGCTCGGGAAGGTCGCCGAACGGCTCACCGAGATCCTCCCCCCGCGCGAGCGGGTCAAGGCGCTCGACGCCGGCTGCGGCGAAGGCCGCCTTCTCCCCTGGCTCGCCCGGTTCTCCGCCGACGTCACCGCCGCGGATCCCGACCCGGACCGGCTGGCCAAGGCACGCGAGACCGTCGTCGAAGACACCGAGTTCTCCTTCGCCGTCTCGCCGATCACGGATTTGGACGGCGGCCCGTACGACCTCGTGATGTGCAGTCACGTCATCCAGCACGTGCCGACGCCGGACGTCGGACCGATCCTGCGGCGGCTGGCCGGGATCACCGCGCCCGGCGGCGTACTGGTGCTCGCCTACAGCCGGTCGCCGATCGGGCAGGGCACGTTCAGCCTCGACAGCGTCGAAGCAGGCGACGAAGTCCGCTCACGCCGGGTATCGCGCGAAGAGTTCGACCAAGCACTGCAGGACGGCGGCCCGGCGCTCCCGGTGCGCCATCTGGACCCGGCGGAGATCGCCGCCGACGCGGCCGAAGCGGGCTGGCGCACCGAGTGGGAATGGACGTACCACGTCCTCGACGATCTCGGCCCTGCCGACGAGCACATCGACCGCGACGAACTCGTCAACGCCTCCGGCCCGCTGCGCCGCCATCTCGGCCGGGACCTGATCACGGTGCTGCGCCGCCCATGA
- a CDS encoding response regulator produces the protein MSDGNIRVLVADDHGAIRAGLMMILGNAEGIEVVGEAADGAIAVRQAKALKPDVVLMDVRMPGVDGIAATRELTAEGLCEVLVLTTFDLDEYVHAALRAGAAGFLLKSVEASRLIEAVKLVAAGEGVLAPQVTRKLIAAFAAGTREPSVAPAGLEDLTEREREVLACLGGGLSNAQIGTRLHIGETTVKTHVSRVLTKLGLRSRVQAAILAQENGVVLEG, from the coding sequence TTGAGCGACGGGAACATCAGGGTGCTGGTCGCCGACGACCACGGCGCGATCCGTGCCGGGCTGATGATGATCCTCGGCAACGCCGAGGGTATCGAGGTGGTCGGCGAGGCCGCGGACGGCGCCATCGCCGTCCGCCAGGCGAAGGCGCTCAAGCCGGACGTCGTGCTGATGGACGTGCGGATGCCCGGGGTCGACGGCATCGCCGCCACGCGGGAACTGACCGCGGAGGGGCTGTGCGAGGTCCTCGTGCTCACCACCTTCGATCTCGACGAGTACGTCCACGCCGCGCTGCGGGCGGGCGCGGCCGGGTTCCTGCTGAAGTCGGTGGAGGCGTCGCGGCTGATCGAGGCGGTGAAGCTGGTCGCGGCGGGCGAAGGAGTGCTCGCGCCGCAGGTCACGCGGAAGCTGATCGCCGCCTTCGCCGCCGGGACCCGTGAACCCTCCGTCGCCCCCGCCGGGCTCGAAGACCTGACCGAACGCGAGCGCGAAGTGCTGGCGTGCCTGGGCGGCGGCCTGTCCAACGCGCAGATCGGCACGCGGCTGCACATCGGCGAGACGACGGTGAAGACGCACGTCTCCCGGGTGCTGACGAAACTGGGGCTGCGGTCGCGGGTGCAGGCGGCGATCCTGGCGCAGGAGAACGGTGTCGTGCTGGAGGGGTGA
- the cei gene encoding envelope integrity protein Cei, with product MASGNGIGDRGARPYRKHKPLPALIVIGVMALGAVIVWVNVVASKSDVDARVRCDPPPVPQQGVTYTPLAHNGLDDRAPVPPDKVAVQVLNGSQVRGQGGIVTSTLRELGFSQIVEPDVDPAYKNAEAKCRGQIRFGENGAAAARTLSLVVPCAELVKDNRKDASVTLTTGTLLGDIRPKAEARQVLDQLTKWSKAQQGSGGGEQSAGGGAPVIDQALLKAAREAPC from the coding sequence GTGGCGTCGGGGAACGGCATCGGGGACCGCGGGGCGAGGCCGTATCGCAAGCACAAGCCGCTGCCCGCGCTCATCGTCATCGGGGTGATGGCGCTCGGCGCGGTGATCGTCTGGGTGAACGTCGTCGCGAGCAAATCCGACGTCGACGCCAGGGTCCGCTGCGATCCGCCGCCCGTGCCGCAGCAGGGTGTCACCTACACGCCGCTGGCGCACAACGGTCTCGACGACCGCGCGCCGGTCCCGCCGGACAAGGTCGCCGTCCAGGTGCTGAACGGATCCCAGGTGCGCGGGCAGGGCGGCATCGTCACCAGCACTCTCCGGGAACTCGGTTTCTCCCAGATCGTCGAGCCGGACGTCGACCCGGCCTACAAGAACGCGGAAGCCAAATGCCGCGGCCAGATCCGCTTCGGTGAGAACGGCGCCGCCGCGGCCCGCACGCTGAGCCTGGTGGTCCCGTGCGCCGAACTGGTCAAGGACAACCGCAAGGACGCTTCGGTCACGCTCACCACCGGCACCCTGCTCGGCGACATCCGCCCGAAGGCGGAGGCGCGCCAGGTCCTCGACCAGCTCACGAAGTGGTCGAAGGCGCAGCAGGGCAGCGGCGGCGGTGAGCAGTCCGCGGGCGGCGGTGCCCCGGTGATCGACCAGGCGCTGCTGAAGGCCGCCCGCGAAGCCCCCTGCTGA
- a CDS encoding RNA polymerase sigma factor produces the protein MAAARTATRSGTKTATAAGEPADEAATDAAKPAARKTAAKAAGAKKAPAKKAPAKKPSTKGAKTEDGDPEDGPGDLDEADLETPDLSDLEEVEVDVVDASVTEETDEDAESEEDVEETPARGRRTSTDKNAGKTSDNPDFVWDEEESEALRQARKDAELTASADSVRAYLKQIGKVALLNAEEEVELAKRIEAGLYAAERVRNAEEEGEKLVTQMRRDLKWIVRDGERAKNHLLEANLRLVVSLAKRYTGRGMAFLDLIQEGNLGLIRAVEKFDYTKGYKFSTYATWWIRQAITRAMADQARTIRIPVHMVEVINKLGRIQRELLQDLGREPTPEELAKEMDISPEKVLEIQQYAREPISLDQTIGDEGDSQLGDFIEDSEAVVAVDAVSFTLLQDQLQSVLQTLSEREAGVVRLRFGLTDGQPRTLDEIGQVYGVTRERIRQIESKTMSKLRHPSRSQVLRDYLD, from the coding sequence GTGGCAGCCGCAAGAACCGCAACCCGAAGCGGGACGAAGACAGCGACCGCAGCCGGCGAGCCGGCCGACGAGGCAGCCACCGACGCGGCGAAGCCCGCGGCGCGCAAGACCGCCGCCAAGGCGGCCGGCGCGAAGAAGGCCCCGGCGAAGAAGGCTCCGGCCAAGAAACCCAGCACCAAGGGTGCGAAGACCGAAGACGGCGACCCGGAAGACGGTCCCGGCGACCTCGACGAGGCCGACCTCGAGACCCCGGATCTGTCCGACCTCGAAGAGGTCGAGGTGGATGTCGTCGACGCTTCCGTCACCGAGGAGACGGACGAGGACGCGGAGTCCGAGGAGGACGTCGAAGAGACGCCCGCCCGCGGGCGCCGCACGTCGACCGACAAGAACGCCGGAAAGACTTCCGACAACCCGGACTTCGTCTGGGACGAGGAAGAGTCCGAGGCGCTGCGCCAGGCCCGCAAGGACGCCGAGCTCACCGCTTCGGCCGACTCGGTCCGCGCGTACCTCAAGCAGATCGGCAAGGTCGCCCTGCTGAACGCCGAGGAGGAGGTGGAGCTCGCCAAGCGCATCGAGGCCGGGCTCTACGCCGCCGAGCGCGTCCGCAACGCCGAGGAGGAGGGCGAGAAGCTCGTCACCCAGATGCGGCGCGACCTCAAGTGGATCGTGCGCGACGGTGAGCGGGCGAAGAACCACCTCCTGGAGGCGAACCTCCGGCTCGTGGTCTCGCTGGCCAAGCGCTACACCGGCCGTGGCATGGCGTTCCTGGACCTGATCCAGGAGGGCAACCTCGGCCTGATCCGCGCGGTCGAGAAGTTCGACTACACCAAGGGCTACAAGTTCTCCACGTACGCCACCTGGTGGATCCGTCAGGCGATCACCCGCGCGATGGCCGACCAGGCCCGCACCATCCGTATCCCGGTGCACATGGTCGAGGTCATCAACAAGCTCGGCCGCATACAGCGTGAACTGCTGCAGGACCTCGGTCGCGAGCCCACCCCCGAAGAGCTCGCGAAGGAAATGGACATCTCCCCGGAGAAGGTCCTCGAGATCCAGCAGTACGCCCGTGAGCCGATCTCGCTCGACCAGACCATCGGCGACGAGGGCGACTCGCAGCTCGGTGACTTCATCGAAGACTCCGAGGCCGTCGTCGCGGTCGACGCGGTGTCGTTCACGCTGCTGCAGGACCAGCTCCAGTCGGTGCTGCAGACGCTGTCCGAACGTGAGGCGGGAGTGGTGCGGCTGCGGTTCGGCCTCACCGACGGCCAGCCGCGCACGCTCGACGAGATCGGCCAGGTGTACGGGGTGACCCGTGAGCGCATCCGGCAGATCGAGTCGAAGACGATGTCGAAGCTGCGTCACCCGTCGCGTTCGCAAGTGCTGCGCGACTATCTGGACTGA
- a CDS encoding GNAT family N-acetyltransferase, whose protein sequence is MAEIRRAGTVEEVVAAQHLFDGPAHREASEKFLAGEENHLLIAYEDGEPAGMITGTEVTHPDKGTEMFLNELDVSPDYQRRGIGRDLVDALAGIARERGCRGMWVGVETDNKAALATYTSAGASNDGPFIMQSWTFED, encoded by the coding sequence GTGGCCGAGATCCGGCGGGCCGGCACCGTCGAGGAGGTCGTCGCCGCTCAGCACCTGTTCGACGGCCCCGCGCACCGTGAGGCGTCCGAGAAGTTCCTCGCGGGGGAGGAGAACCACCTCCTCATCGCCTACGAGGACGGCGAGCCCGCGGGGATGATCACCGGTACCGAGGTGACGCATCCGGACAAGGGCACCGAGATGTTCCTCAACGAACTCGACGTCAGCCCGGACTACCAGCGGCGCGGGATCGGCCGCGACCTCGTCGACGCGCTGGCCGGGATCGCGCGGGAACGCGGCTGCCGGGGGATGTGGGTCGGCGTCGAAACGGACAACAAGGCCGCGCTGGCGACCTACACCTCAGCCGGGGCGTCGAACGACGGGCCGTTCATCATGCAGTCGTGGACGTTCGAAGACTGA
- a CDS encoding DUF4193 domain-containing protein gives MATDYDAPRRSEADELAEDSLEELKARRNENQSGVVDVDEDATAENFELPGADLSGLSGEDLTVKVVPKQADEFTCSVCFLVHHRSRLAEESGGRLICRDCA, from the coding sequence ATGGCGACCGACTACGACGCTCCGCGCCGCAGCGAAGCCGACGAGCTGGCCGAAGACTCGTTGGAAGAGCTGAAGGCAAGGCGTAACGAAAACCAGTCCGGCGTCGTGGACGTCGACGAGGACGCGACCGCCGAGAACTTCGAGCTGCCGGGCGCGGACCTCTCCGGACTTTCCGGGGAGGACCTGACCGTCAAGGTCGTGCCCAAGCAGGCCGACGAGTTCACCTGCTCCGTCTGCTTCCTGGTGCACCACCGCAGCAGGCTCGCGGAGGAGAGTGGCGGCCGGCTCATCTGCCGTGACTGCGCCTGA
- a CDS encoding sensor histidine kinase, with protein MPTFVPRLNHLAEWKQDLVIAFGTWILGVLVYLSGMHVLLNGKDDTPLWIRLTELTVLCLLQVLRRKVPLGLLCGLVVLGVDIAFGPSLPIFVIFTDFLYATTLYGSRRVSRVMIGVAAVGTLAAVCLALLFSAQWRTAILVAFAFLPFLVTPVWWAANVRQQRDIAHNERANAVQLATIGELDRKAAVAGERSKMARDLHDVIAGHLSAIAIQSEAALSMATADPKLSRKVLESVRENSVSALEEMRAMIGLLRADTEIEPTAPARLAELSKLVESARASGLAVELGAVPGRSADLPAAVDLTAYRIAQEALTNAMKHAPGGRAVLDIRSSGGILTVEVRNDLQPGRPGDGGTGLGLLNMRERAAAVGGTFTAGPSGGRWLVRAELPLEGS; from the coding sequence GTGCCCACGTTCGTCCCGCGCCTGAACCACCTCGCCGAATGGAAACAGGACCTCGTCATCGCCTTCGGCACCTGGATCCTGGGCGTGCTGGTCTATCTCAGCGGGATGCACGTGCTGCTCAACGGCAAGGACGACACGCCGCTGTGGATCCGGCTGACCGAACTGACCGTGTTGTGCCTCCTGCAGGTGCTGCGCCGCAAGGTCCCTTTAGGACTGTTGTGCGGGCTCGTCGTCCTCGGCGTGGACATCGCGTTCGGTCCCTCGCTGCCGATCTTCGTCATCTTCACCGACTTCCTCTACGCGACGACGCTGTACGGCTCACGACGGGTCAGCCGGGTGATGATCGGTGTCGCCGCGGTCGGGACGCTCGCCGCGGTCTGCCTGGCGCTCCTGTTCTCCGCGCAGTGGCGCACGGCGATCCTCGTCGCATTCGCGTTCCTGCCGTTCCTGGTCACCCCGGTGTGGTGGGCGGCCAACGTCCGTCAGCAGCGGGACATCGCCCACAACGAGCGGGCGAACGCGGTCCAGCTGGCCACGATCGGCGAACTGGACCGGAAGGCCGCCGTGGCGGGCGAACGGTCGAAGATGGCGCGGGATCTGCACGACGTCATCGCCGGGCATCTCTCGGCGATCGCGATCCAGTCCGAAGCCGCGCTGTCCATGGCCACCGCCGACCCGAAGCTGTCCAGGAAGGTGCTGGAATCGGTGCGGGAGAACAGTGTCAGCGCGCTGGAGGAGATGCGCGCGATGATCGGGCTGCTGCGCGCGGACACCGAGATCGAGCCGACCGCGCCCGCCCGGCTGGCCGAACTGTCCAAACTGGTCGAATCGGCGCGGGCGAGCGGGCTGGCGGTCGAACTCGGCGCCGTACCGGGCCGGTCCGCCGACCTGCCCGCCGCGGTCGACCTGACCGCGTACCGGATCGCGCAGGAAGCGCTGACCAACGCGATGAAACACGCTCCCGGCGGGCGGGCCGTCCTCGACATCCGGTCGAGCGGCGGCATACTCACCGTCGAGGTGCGCAATGATCTTCAGCCGGGCCGCCCCGGCGACGGCGGGACCGGCCTCGGCCTGCTGAACATGCGGGAACGCGCCGCCGCGGTGGGCGGCACCTTCACCGCCGGGCCGTCCGGCGGCCGCTGGCTGGTCCGCGCCGAACTGCCTCTGGAGGGGTCTTGA
- a CDS encoding EamA family transporter, whose product MYAGAAVAVGLFSVASPAGVAWLRCLGAAVVLLAWRRPPRSAWTGRTFLLAGAFGVVTAGMNVLFYEAIARLPLGTAVALEFTGPVVVAAFGSRTRRDVFALLLVVAGVVAIADVRLEGSLLGVLFALGAAAAWAGYILLGKRVAVGGNGIDGLAVGFAVGTVVLSPLALGTGAVWGSPRLVLLGVGVGVLATVVPYGLDQVVLRKAGQARFALLLALLPVTAGVIGFLWLRQVPALPEALGTLAVVAGVALRSPGKRDDSAPL is encoded by the coding sequence ATGTACGCCGGTGCGGCCGTCGCCGTAGGTCTCTTTTCGGTCGCCTCCCCCGCGGGGGTGGCCTGGCTTCGCTGTCTCGGGGCGGCAGTGGTCCTTCTCGCGTGGCGCAGGCCACCTCGCTCGGCGTGGACCGGCCGCACGTTCCTGCTCGCGGGCGCCTTCGGCGTCGTCACCGCCGGGATGAACGTGCTCTTCTACGAGGCGATCGCGCGGCTGCCACTGGGCACCGCGGTCGCCCTCGAGTTCACCGGGCCCGTGGTGGTGGCCGCGTTCGGCTCGCGGACCCGCCGCGACGTCTTCGCGCTGCTGCTGGTGGTGGCCGGCGTGGTCGCCATCGCGGACGTCCGGCTCGAAGGCAGCCTGCTCGGCGTGCTGTTCGCCCTCGGCGCGGCGGCCGCCTGGGCGGGCTACATCCTGCTCGGGAAGCGGGTCGCGGTCGGCGGGAACGGGATCGACGGGCTGGCCGTCGGGTTCGCGGTCGGCACCGTGGTGCTGTCGCCGCTGGCGCTCGGCACCGGCGCGGTGTGGGGTTCGCCACGTTTGGTGCTGCTCGGCGTCGGGGTGGGCGTGCTCGCCACCGTCGTGCCGTACGGGCTCGACCAAGTGGTCCTGCGCAAGGCCGGGCAGGCGCGGTTCGCGCTGCTGCTCGCCTTGCTGCCGGTCACGGCGGGCGTCATCGGCTTCCTCTGGCTCCGTCAGGTCCCGGCGCTGCCCGAGGCCCTCGGCACGCTGGCCGTCGTCGCCGGGGTCGCGCTGCGCTCTCCGGGGAAACGTGATGACTCGGCGCCCCTCTGA